One stretch of Methanococcus voltae PS DNA includes these proteins:
- a CDS encoding transglutaminase-like domain-containing protein — protein sequence MITTLCLVIGFILITSTNTVSAQSAYTNPVDYYNENSLNSDELYTINNYYSNKLSLQSYNYYIAPYYNKYRLNNTPNIISADDKYRYLYLLSKWQNQNFDYTYNRNTLKYNGQYVDILSPNQLLDLKEGVCRDFATFTASQLLKNGYPVYFIYMIYDDKNSHLFVATEINEGGNSQLLAVDKGSDVDYLASYLQKISKPGVDNVVKVMRLTENEEFGTYEFNYEYNISKLNVQKPSKSDLIELNNSLAKKLANNGYNIINLSNMADMGNTTKLQYSYGDILHKFPDYYIDDITMSHVVLANKNKGNYSLNTYWDIKTNKTSIDLYITA from the coding sequence ATGATTACGACATTATGTCTAGTTATAGGTTTTATACTTATAACATCCACAAATACAGTAAGCGCTCAGAGTGCATATACTAATCCCGTCGATTATTATAACGAAAACTCACTGAATAGTGACGAATTATATACAATTAATAACTATTATAGTAATAAATTATCGCTACAATCGTACAATTATTATATAGCCCCCTATTATAATAAATACAGATTGAACAATACACCAAATATTATTTCAGCAGACGATAAATATCGCTATCTATATTTACTTTCAAAATGGCAAAATCAAAATTTTGATTACACTTATAATCGTAATACTTTGAAATATAATGGTCAATATGTGGACATACTTTCCCCCAATCAGCTTTTGGACTTAAAAGAAGGTGTTTGCAGAGATTTTGCAACATTTACTGCATCGCAATTGCTGAAAAATGGATATCCTGTTTATTTTATATACATGATATATGATGATAAAAATAGTCATCTATTCGTGGCTACGGAAATAAATGAGGGTGGAAATAGTCAGTTATTGGCAGTTGACAAAGGTTCTGATGTAGATTATCTAGCTTCGTACTTACAGAAAATAAGTAAACCTGGTGTAGATAACGTAGTCAAAGTAATGAGATTAACCGAAAATGAAGAGTTTGGAACATATGAATTTAATTACGAATACAATATTTCAAAATTAAACGTTCAAAAACCTTCAAAAAGTGACTTAATAGAATTGAATAACAGCTTGGCAAAAAAATTGGCAAATAATGGATATAATATTATAAATTTATCAAATATGGCTGATATGGGTAATACAACTAAATTACAATATTCATATGGGGATATCCTCCACAAATTCCCAGATTACTATATTGACGATATAACCATGTCCCATGTTGTATTAGCGAATAAAAACAAGGGCAATTATTCACTAAACACTTACTGGGATATTAAAACTAACAAAACAAGCATAGATTTGTATATTACGGCATAA
- the hisB gene encoding imidazoleglycerol-phosphate dehydratase HisB: MRKFQINRETKETKIGLELNIDGTGVYSIVTGIPFFDHVLNSFSKHGSFDLNLRANGDLEVDDHHTVEDVGIVLGQAFNNIEKANIKRFGWAMIPMDEAKATFCIDIGGRPYVVGDYVPNTEKIGNFSTENVVHFFESFANHAKVNIHFEVTGKNEHHKVEALFKAFGISMDMATQNDNRKGLISTKGTI, from the coding sequence ATGAGAAAATTCCAAATAAATAGGGAAACTAAAGAAACTAAGATAGGATTAGAGTTAAATATAGATGGAACAGGAGTATATAGTATTGTAACGGGCATACCATTTTTTGACCATGTTTTAAATTCTTTTTCAAAACATGGTTCATTCGATTTAAACTTAAGAGCAAATGGGGATTTGGAAGTCGATGACCATCACACCGTGGAAGATGTAGGCATAGTTTTAGGTCAAGCGTTCAATAACATCGAAAAGGCCAACATAAAGCGGTTTGGTTGGGCAATGATACCAATGGACGAAGCAAAAGCAACATTTTGTATTGACATAGGCGGTAGACCTTATGTCGTAGGCGATTACGTGCCTAATACTGAAAAAATAGGTAATTTCTCTACCGAAAACGTTGTTCACTTCTTTGAATCGTTTGCAAATCACGCAAAGGTCAATATTCACTTTGAAGTAACTGGTAAAAATGAACATCACAAAGTAGAAGCCTTATTTAAAGCTTTTGGGATATCAATGGATATGGCTACACAAAATGATAATAGAAAGGGCTTAATTAGTACAAAAGGTACTATTTAA